One Cohnella candidum genomic region harbors:
- a CDS encoding NUDIX domain-containing protein: MSMSEYYKYLRNKFGSELIFMPAVVGIIRNEYDEILFGRKHEEDTWGLIAGAIEIGETPSEAVIREVFEETGLVVLPEKIIGIFGGEKHRFTYRNGHKVEYITTVFECRVVGGTLKPNNDEIKELKYFKDTDIPEIQNPYPKEIYIKDYSERAIFE; encoded by the coding sequence TTGAGTATGTCTGAATATTACAAATACTTACGAAATAAGTTTGGATCCGAATTGATCTTTATGCCAGCAGTAGTTGGCATAATTCGTAATGAATATGATGAAATCTTATTTGGTCGTAAACATGAAGAAGATACTTGGGGATTAATTGCTGGAGCAATTGAAATTGGCGAAACTCCCTCTGAGGCTGTTATAAGAGAAGTATTTGAGGAAACAGGTTTAGTTGTACTTCCGGAAAAGATCATCGGGATTTTCGGAGGAGAAAAACATCGATTTACTTATAGAAATGGACATAAAGTCGAATACATTACTACTGTTTTTGAATGCAGGGTAGTTGGAGGAACGCTAAAACCGAATAATGATGAGATAAAAGAATTGAAATACTTCAAAGATACCGATATACCCGAAATTCAAAACCCATATCCCAAAGAGATATATATTAAAGACTACTCTGAAAGAGCAATATTTGAATGA
- a CDS encoding DUF3841 domain-containing protein yields MKFWTVQHIDSWNIAKEKGYLEGNPDYIFEEFLDSYRWMMEQMTKRLVNYQGNFPIWLWLKKPDLRKSGHLNKKERGVLLEVELNKDEVLISDFMAWHIVLCNDFLALTEAEDDLFEAGKLPMTKEESWTRIFDYKELKKNEYWEG; encoded by the coding sequence ATGAAATTCTGGACCGTCCAGCATATTGATTCCTGGAACATTGCAAAAGAGAAGGGATATTTAGAAGGAAATCCCGACTATATATTTGAGGAATTTTTAGATAGTTATAGGTGGATGATGGAACAGATGACTAAACGTCTCGTAAATTATCAAGGGAATTTTCCGATTTGGCTGTGGCTTAAAAAACCTGATTTAAGAAAAAGCGGCCATTTGAATAAGAAAGAACGAGGTGTTTTATTAGAAGTGGAATTAAATAAAGATGAAGTATTGATATCTGATTTTATGGCTTGGCATATCGTATTATGCAATGATTTTCTTGCTTTGACAGAAGCGGAAGATGATTTGTTCGAAGCTGGCAAACTACCCATGACAAAAGAAGAAAGTTGGACAAGGATATTTGATTACAAAGAACTTAAGAAAAATGAGTACTGGGAAGGTTAA
- a CDS encoding DinB family protein, with translation MDAEKLYLISEVEGYSPQIGRLLSMMNYARCTTLETVRDLTISQLDYLHDSDSNSIGALLFHIAAVEYAYRTWTFEERDLNYDERQFWEPGMKLGDSGRERIKNNDLTYYLSLLNEVRTKTLEYFSNKEDSWLDIEKPFNNKPSNNYFRWFHVFEDELNHRGQIRLIIKKLRNA, from the coding sequence ATGGATGCAGAAAAGCTATATTTAATTTCTGAGGTTGAAGGGTATTCCCCTCAAATTGGAAGATTGTTATCCATGATGAACTACGCTAGATGTACAACGCTTGAGACTGTAAGGGATTTAACAATAAGTCAATTAGATTACCTACATGATAGTGATAGTAATTCAATTGGTGCCTTGTTGTTTCATATTGCTGCTGTTGAATATGCATATAGAACATGGACTTTTGAGGAAAGAGATCTTAATTATGACGAAAGGCAATTTTGGGAACCTGGAATGAAGCTTGGTGATTCAGGTAGAGAACGAATTAAGAATAATGACCTTACTTATTATTTAAGTTTACTAAATGAAGTGCGAACTAAAACTTTGGAATATTTCAGCAATAAAGAAGACAGCTGGTTAGATATAGAAAAACCTTTTAATAATAAACCATCGAACAACTATTTTAGATGGTTTCATGTTTTTGAGGATGAATTGAATCATAGAGGGCAAATAAGATTGATTATAAAGAAATTAAGGAACGCTTAG
- a CDS encoding MTH1187 family thiamine-binding protein — protein sequence MAIAQVTIVPIGTGSTSLSDYVADLFRVLEQEAAGLRYELTPMSTIIEGELDDILRVIRHMHEAPFLQGALRVSTSITIDDRRDKKGSMQQKLESVERKLGGGTEA from the coding sequence ATGGCTATCGCCCAAGTAACGATCGTTCCGATCGGGACCGGTTCCACGAGTCTGAGCGATTACGTCGCCGATCTGTTCCGCGTCTTGGAGCAAGAGGCTGCCGGGCTGCGGTACGAATTGACGCCGATGAGCACGATCATCGAGGGGGAGCTGGACGACATTTTGCGGGTGATCCGCCATATGCATGAAGCTCCGTTCCTGCAGGGTGCGCTGCGTGTGTCCACTTCGATTACGATTGATGACCGGAGAGATAAAAAGGGTTCGATGCAGCAGAAGCTGGAATCCGTGGAACGGAAGCTTGGCGGGGGGACGGAAGCTTGA
- a CDS encoding tyrosine-type recombinase/integrase, whose product MQGMRDEQNGIILERLPDGWLAVTMPYVAEWVDRLRKIPGRKWDAEMKRWRVPDNVESVRWLCHYFREDPVEVMSPSLLESYPEFAKLRSGSDWRSLDRLADRMKRKGYSASTQKAYTGHARRFLEQLAAPFSETMPEHVHQYVKKLMAEDRSHIYVSQALSALKFWLCEVENRIGFSKAWIMPKREKKLPSVLSMQEVTRLLGAIQNVKHRTILTLVYSVGLRIGEVVKLKRQDIDPARKTIHIRQGKGRKDRYTVLSAQAYRLLEKYLKMVRVEDYLFPSGDDLGKPINVRTIQLVFYRARRAAGILKPATVHTLRHSFATHLLEEGTDLRYIQELLGHASSKTTEIYTHVSIKDIRRIKSPLDRMMESGDEE is encoded by the coding sequence ATGCAGGGAATGAGGGATGAGCAGAATGGTATCATTTTGGAGAGATTGCCGGACGGTTGGTTGGCGGTGACGATGCCATACGTGGCCGAATGGGTGGATCGGTTACGGAAGATCCCCGGGCGAAAATGGGATGCCGAAATGAAAAGGTGGCGCGTGCCGGATAACGTGGAGTCTGTGAGATGGTTGTGTCACTATTTTCGGGAGGATCCCGTTGAGGTGATGTCGCCTTCGCTGTTGGAATCGTATCCAGAGTTTGCCAAGCTGAGAAGCGGTTCCGATTGGCGCTCGTTGGATCGCTTGGCCGATCGGATGAAGAGAAAAGGATACAGTGCCAGCACGCAGAAAGCTTATACCGGACATGCTCGGCGTTTTTTGGAGCAACTGGCCGCCCCCTTTTCGGAAACAATGCCGGAACATGTCCACCAGTATGTGAAAAAGCTGATGGCGGAAGACCGGTCGCACATCTATGTCAGCCAGGCGCTCAGCGCTTTAAAATTCTGGCTGTGCGAGGTGGAGAACCGGATCGGCTTCTCCAAGGCATGGATCATGCCGAAACGCGAGAAAAAGCTGCCCAGCGTGCTGTCCATGCAAGAGGTTACGCGACTGCTCGGTGCCATCCAGAATGTGAAACACCGCACCATTCTGACTCTCGTCTATTCGGTAGGTCTGCGAATCGGTGAAGTCGTGAAGCTGAAACGTCAGGATATCGATCCGGCGAGGAAGACGATCCATATCCGCCAGGGCAAGGGACGGAAGGATCGTTATACTGTATTGTCCGCTCAAGCTTATCGATTGTTGGAGAAGTACTTGAAAATGGTCCGAGTTGAAGACTATCTCTTCCCGAGCGGTGACGATCTGGGTAAGCCCATCAACGTGCGCACGATCCAACTCGTATTCTACCGCGCCAGGAGAGCCGCCGGCATTCTGAAGCCCGCGACCGTTCATACTCTGCGTCACTCCTTTGCTACGCATTTGCTTGAGGAGGGGACAGACCTGCGCTACATCCAAGAGTTGCTCGGTCACGCCAGCTCCAAGACGACGGAGATCTACACCCACGTCAGCATCAAAGACATCCGGAGAATCAAGAGTCCTTTAGATCGGATGATGGAGTCCGGGGATGAGGAGTAG
- a CDS encoding DUF6933 domain-containing protein: MLTLRLTKDLLKDMKTTPVEDANVAPFLSWHVNIYILNKRKHIVFVNDLTRLAIIIDGIRTGQLERLKDKFLLTFREYLLREGVNETLINRYLEYCAEVVISKTNNRSVLGTMKEVTWFVEDDFYDNIERLKWLNRMIHKPIDYMEPIKYFIESLWDHKNYNTV, encoded by the coding sequence ATGCTTACTTTAAGACTTACTAAAGACCTTTTGAAAGACATGAAAACAACTCCAGTTGAAGACGCCAATGTAGCTCCGTTTTTAAGCTGGCATGTAAATATATATATCTTGAACAAACGAAAACACATTGTCTTTGTGAACGATTTAACTAGATTAGCTATTATCATTGATGGAATAAGAACAGGGCAATTAGAGCGATTGAAAGATAAATTCTTGCTAACTTTTAGGGAATACTTACTCCGAGAGGGAGTTAACGAAACATTGATCAATAGATATTTAGAGTACTGCGCAGAAGTAGTTATTTCGAAGACAAACAACAGAAGTGTCCTAGGAACAATGAAAGAAGTTACATGGTTTGTTGAAGATGATTTTTACGATAATATTGAACGCTTGAAATGGCTGAATAGAATGATACATAAACCAATAGATTACATGGAACCGATCAAGTACTTTATAGAATCCTTATGGGATCATAAAAACTACAACACAGTTTGA
- a CDS encoding VOC family protein, with protein sequence MSDINNQLVEFIDTIYLPVLDRQESIQWFQEKLGLTWNGYCFNLGSGPVIFLVPVKNKEDVKLSYLTDEWEGTDYEMQLVTFRSKNIEETHRKLQERGVNVSEVKVYDGNRKNFRFYDLNGNRFDVWSGWL encoded by the coding sequence ATGTCTGACATAAATAATCAATTAGTTGAATTCATCGATACAATATATCTGCCTGTATTAGATCGACAGGAATCAATTCAATGGTTCCAAGAAAAACTGGGCTTAACTTGGAATGGTTATTGTTTTAATCTCGGTTCCGGCCCAGTCATATTTTTAGTCCCCGTTAAAAACAAGGAAGATGTAAAGCTCTCATATTTGACGGATGAATGGGAAGGAACAGATTATGAAATGCAATTGGTAACTTTTCGATCAAAGAATATTGAAGAGACACATAGAAAGCTACAAGAACGGGGAGTGAACGTATCTGAAGTAAAAGTGTACGATGGAAATCGAAAAAACTTTAGATTTTATGATTTGAATGGTAATCGATTTGACGTTTGGTCAGGTTGGCTATAA
- a CDS encoding GyrI-like domain-containing protein — protein sequence MEFKIINKERKLLIGLACDVTLAEVQDRVTINLAEQFMSRRSEIKNVINTREVFGVSTDPEDYNPDTDQFEFFIGVEVNSLTEIPKDMVCKEIPSNEYVVFAFEGPAENAGRVHNYLYTEWLRKNEYQLSGLYNIEVYDERFKGPFSEESVTDIYFPIKKKEACV from the coding sequence ATGGAATTCAAGATAATCAATAAAGAACGAAAGTTACTTATCGGTCTAGCCTGTGACGTGACGCTAGCAGAAGTGCAAGACAGAGTGACCATTAACCTTGCAGAACAGTTTATGTCTAGAAGATCAGAAATTAAGAATGTCATTAATACCAGAGAAGTATTCGGGGTTTCGACAGACCCTGAGGATTACAATCCGGATACCGATCAGTTTGAATTTTTTATCGGAGTGGAAGTTAATTCGTTAACAGAAATACCAAAGGATATGGTATGTAAAGAAATTCCAAGTAACGAGTACGTTGTATTTGCATTTGAGGGACCTGCCGAGAATGCAGGGAGAGTTCATAATTACCTATATACTGAATGGCTCCGAAAGAATGAATATCAATTATCAGGTTTATATAACATCGAAGTATATGATGAAAGATTCAAAGGTCCATTTTCTGAAGAATCAGTAACAGATATTTACTTTCCAATTAAGAAGAAAGAAGCATGTGTGTAA
- a CDS encoding GNAT family N-acetyltransferase, with amino-acid sequence MRISKVELNDKGILMNLMTLFLHDLSEFNNDLEINQSNGLFEFDVFEWFFEKEGLTPFFIYNESKIIGFILLQSGPYTNQEFADYVLNSFFIQKKYRRQGLGREACKLFFKQFPGRYAISQLKNNVPAVQFWKNIYKSIDVEFYEKEEIEDGHEVVYQYFKV; translated from the coding sequence ATGAGGATAAGTAAGGTTGAATTGAATGATAAAGGAATTCTAATGAATTTGATGACATTATTTCTTCATGATTTATCTGAATTCAATAATGATTTAGAAATAAACCAATCGAATGGATTGTTTGAGTTTGATGTATTTGAATGGTTTTTCGAGAAGGAAGGTTTGACTCCATTCTTCATTTACAATGAATCTAAAATCATCGGATTTATATTACTTCAAAGTGGTCCTTACACAAATCAGGAATTTGCTGATTATGTGTTGAACTCATTTTTCATTCAAAAGAAATATCGAAGGCAGGGACTGGGAAGAGAGGCTTGCAAATTATTCTTTAAGCAATTTCCTGGAAGGTATGCAATAAGTCAATTGAAAAATAATGTGCCAGCAGTTCAGTTTTGGAAGAACATTTACAAATCAATTGATGTCGAATTTTATGAGAAAGAAGAAATCGAGGATGGTCATGAAGTAGTGTATCAATATTTTAAAGTCTGA
- a CDS encoding VOC family protein: MGFVEREGLNLIFHETINKNHITPNFPNHSDIALDVFSMVENIDALYEEFKTRGAQIHYELKTNEYNMREFAIIDPQGYTIGFGE, from the coding sequence ATGGGATTTGTTGAACGTGAGGGTCTGAATCTTATTTTTCATGAAACCATAAACAAAAATCATATTACTCCTAACTTTCCTAATCATAGTGACATTGCGTTGGACGTATTTTCAATGGTTGAAAATATTGATGCATTATATGAGGAATTTAAGACAAGAGGTGCCCAGATTCATTACGAATTAAAAACCAATGAATACAATATGAGAGAGTTTGCGATTATAGATCCGCAGGGATACACGATAGGATTTGGTGAATAG
- a CDS encoding GNAT family N-acetyltransferase, which produces MNHLLDTKTDRLYIRPYRTDDFDKSFSLMQDKDLYRFLHFDVMNYVEYQGLFNWLIQSYESKGMDFKYSFAIILNETNQLIGWVGVGNLDFLQDEKEIYYLVGQDHWGKGFAYEAAQEVVNYSFNTLGLSRVVAKVAPENLASKRIIEKLGFKFEYELNNLPEEHAECNGELLYSLDKQDFSS; this is translated from the coding sequence ATGAATCATTTATTAGATACAAAGACGGATAGACTTTACATCCGACCATACAGAACGGATGATTTTGACAAGTCATTTTCGCTGATGCAGGATAAGGACCTATATAGATTTCTGCATTTTGATGTAATGAATTATGTGGAATATCAAGGACTGTTCAATTGGCTGATTCAAAGCTATGAGTCTAAGGGAATGGACTTTAAGTATTCTTTCGCAATAATACTGAATGAAACAAATCAGTTAATTGGGTGGGTTGGCGTGGGGAATCTTGACTTTCTTCAAGACGAAAAAGAAATCTATTATCTAGTTGGTCAAGATCATTGGGGCAAAGGTTTTGCATATGAAGCAGCTCAAGAAGTGGTAAATTATAGTTTTAATACATTGGGTCTCAGCCGAGTGGTCGCCAAAGTTGCACCAGAAAATCTTGCTTCAAAGCGAATTATCGAGAAATTAGGTTTTAAATTTGAATATGAATTGAATAACCTACCTGAAGAACATGCTGAGTGTAATGGGGAATTGCTTTACTCATTAGACAAACAAGATTTCTCAAGCTAA
- a CDS encoding low molecular weight protein tyrosine phosphatase family protein: MKLLFICSRNKWRSLTAEKIFDGLNGYEARSAGSEEGARIKVTQGLIGWSDLIFVMEKKHVRRLKEKFSNQLHSKQIICLDIPDDYRFMDKELIEILKSRV; the protein is encoded by the coding sequence ATTAAATTACTTTTCATCTGCAGCCGGAATAAGTGGCGCAGTTTAACAGCGGAGAAGATCTTTGATGGACTTAACGGATATGAAGCAAGGTCAGCCGGATCAGAAGAAGGTGCAAGAATTAAAGTTACTCAAGGTCTTATTGGATGGTCTGATTTAATTTTTGTTATGGAGAAGAAACATGTTCGAAGACTCAAAGAAAAATTCTCAAACCAACTACATTCAAAACAGATAATATGTTTGGACATCCCCGATGACTATCGATTTATGGATAAAGAGTTAATAGAAATATTGAAGTCTCGAGTATAG
- a CDS encoding GNAT family N-acetyltransferase, translated as MQIIQTSESEVVAHLNKEVHDLHVSLYPAYFKEYHFETVNEFFKNAMTNPRFLFYIIKDEDQYLGYAWIELREYTENVFMRAYKSIFVHQLCISKRYQSRGLGSLLINKIDQIAKENGINKIELDFWADNKIAEQFYLKNGFKDYRRFVYRDHH; from the coding sequence ATGCAAATCATTCAAACTTCAGAATCAGAAGTAGTTGCTCATCTCAACAAGGAAGTACATGATTTGCATGTATCTTTATATCCAGCTTACTTTAAAGAATATCACTTTGAGACCGTGAATGAGTTTTTTAAGAATGCGATGACTAATCCAAGATTCCTCTTTTACATAATCAAAGATGAAGATCAATATTTGGGGTATGCCTGGATTGAACTAAGGGAATATACAGAGAATGTTTTCATGAGAGCATACAAATCCATATTTGTACATCAATTATGTATTAGTAAAAGATATCAGAGTAGAGGGCTTGGTTCATTGCTAATAAATAAGATAGATCAAATTGCTAAAGAAAATGGAATCAATAAAATAGAGCTCGATTTCTGGGCTGATAATAAGATTGCGGAGCAGTTTTATCTGAAGAATGGATTTAAGGATTATAGAAGATTCGTATATAGGGATCATCACTGA
- a CDS encoding GyrI-like domain-containing protein yields the protein MTTSSEVEIIQLPELKFVGIPVTSVFANHDQRRIEKAKQDFLNRIEEIKSIANPSEYVCLGFVSETLFTYLICMEVTELIDVPEGMLGFSIPSHKYGKTRSDEDPYSVIHNYLKQQGMINNKRAVAIEKYKFEDPQWPDKVDVFIPIED from the coding sequence ATGACTACTTCTTCAGAAGTGGAAATCATTCAATTGCCAGAATTGAAGTTTGTTGGAATACCAGTAACTTCAGTATTCGCAAATCATGATCAAAGAAGAATTGAAAAAGCAAAGCAAGATTTTTTAAATCGGATTGAAGAAATAAAGAGTATCGCAAACCCATCTGAATATGTTTGTTTGGGCTTTGTATCAGAGACGCTATTTACATATTTGATTTGCATGGAAGTTACGGAATTAATAGATGTACCGGAAGGAATGCTAGGCTTTTCAATCCCATCTCATAAATACGGAAAAACAAGATCAGATGAAGATCCATATTCGGTAATTCATAATTATTTGAAACAACAAGGAATGATAAACAATAAGAGAGCAGTAGCAATAGAAAAATATAAATTTGAAGATCCTCAATGGCCTGATAAGGTTGATGTATTTATTCCAATCGAAGATTAA
- a CDS encoding sialate O-acetylesterase: MIRLHAMFTDHMVLQREKAVPVWGTGSDGERVAVECRGQRVDTVVRDGSWRVELPPMSAGGSFELTVTSEEQVIVLRDVLFGDVWLAGGQSNMEWSLVDAAEGPTELPQAAFEQLRYYQVPKIAYEDGLEHETSWVVCTPENAKAFSAVAYFFAKRVMAETSVPIGIVGCNWGGTSASCWVNEEVLEKDPALHVYLEEYQEKLRDFSWEAFEQEETEYKGRVDAYNERAAQGVPASELGDFPWPPPFSPRSFMRPNGLYHAMLRKAAPYALKGFLFYQGESDADKAHLYDRLMAALIELWRSDWEDSQLPFLFVQLPVFDNDGNPDGDQWPLLREAQWQTARRVLGAWLAAVWEHGEKTDIHPRHKQPVGERLALLALEHVYGFDGIESSGPVWVDMRVEGDAVVLRFDHAGAAGLRVRGSGELQGFEICGPDRAYVAAEAEIRGDMVIVHSDRVREPIGVRYGWANYSEANLMGSGGLPAFPFRTDRRS; encoded by the coding sequence TTGATTCGGCTGCATGCGATGTTTACGGACCATATGGTCCTGCAGAGAGAGAAAGCCGTACCCGTGTGGGGAACGGGGAGCGATGGCGAGCGCGTGGCCGTCGAATGCCGAGGACAGCGGGTTGATACGGTTGTTCGGGATGGAAGTTGGAGAGTGGAGCTGCCTCCGATGAGTGCCGGTGGATCGTTTGAGCTCACGGTGACGTCGGAAGAGCAGGTCATTGTGTTGCGCGATGTCTTATTCGGGGACGTGTGGCTGGCCGGAGGGCAGTCCAACATGGAATGGAGCCTGGTCGATGCGGCCGAAGGGCCGACCGAGCTCCCTCAGGCGGCTTTCGAGCAGTTGCGCTATTATCAAGTGCCGAAAATCGCTTATGAAGACGGACTTGAGCATGAAACTTCCTGGGTTGTCTGTACGCCGGAAAACGCGAAGGCGTTCTCGGCCGTTGCGTATTTCTTCGCCAAACGGGTGATGGCGGAAACGTCGGTCCCGATCGGCATCGTCGGCTGCAATTGGGGCGGCACCTCAGCCTCGTGCTGGGTAAACGAGGAGGTGCTGGAGAAGGATCCGGCGCTGCATGTTTACTTGGAGGAGTATCAGGAGAAGCTGCGCGATTTCTCTTGGGAGGCTTTTGAGCAAGAGGAGACGGAGTATAAGGGTAGGGTCGATGCGTACAATGAGCGTGCCGCGCAAGGCGTGCCAGCGTCTGAGTTGGGGGATTTCCCTTGGCCGCCGCCGTTCAGCCCTCGCAGCTTCATGCGGCCGAACGGCCTGTATCATGCAATGCTGCGGAAAGCCGCTCCGTATGCGCTGAAAGGATTCCTTTTCTACCAAGGAGAGTCCGACGCGGACAAAGCGCATTTGTACGATCGATTGATGGCCGCTTTGATAGAGTTGTGGCGTTCGGATTGGGAGGATTCGCAGCTGCCATTCTTGTTCGTCCAGCTGCCTGTGTTCGACAACGACGGAAATCCGGATGGGGACCAATGGCCGCTGCTTCGTGAAGCCCAGTGGCAGACCGCGCGCCGCGTGCTTGGTGCATGGCTAGCCGCCGTGTGGGAACACGGTGAGAAAACCGACATCCACCCTCGCCACAAGCAGCCGGTTGGAGAAAGGCTCGCCCTGCTCGCGCTGGAGCACGTGTATGGATTTGATGGCATCGAAAGCTCCGGGCCGGTGTGGGTGGATATGCGGGTTGAGGGAGATGCTGTGGTGCTCCGTTTTGATCATGCTGGTGCTGCAGGATTACGCGTTCGCGGCAGCGGAGAGTTGCAAGGCTTCGAGATTTGCGGTCCGGACCGTGCATATGTGGCTGCTGAGGCAGAGATCCGCGGGGATATGGTGATCGTGCACAGTGATCGCGTGAGGGAGCCGATCGGCGTTCGGTACGGCTGGGCGAACTACTCCGAAGCTAATTTGATGGGTTCCGGAGGGTTGCCGGCATTTCCTTTCCGGACGGATAGGCGATCGTAA
- a CDS encoding GmrSD restriction endonuclease domain-containing protein: MPENLTIQGIHVQTLYSQYASKKFIVNRKYQRKLAWTIEEKRNFIDTIIRGLPVPLFLLAEVKNDNDIKLEIIDGMQRLDAIFSFVEQKYMLKDGYFDLSVMADTLEKMKSKTIQQREPVLDSKICKEIANYLLPVSKSLSMVEEEIEETFRRINSSGRHLSYQELRQAGAIGKFPDLVSGLAAEIRGDISRDSVLLNDMSKISITNRRLEYYGINIYEIFWVKNDIMSYRNIRESKDEELIAHIISDMILDNKENYNAEALDSYYGYNSNPLGETPLGKTKIETAIDRISEEVIKKQFDTVFSAIEEILTKKTLKFANLIYKKSDRKENWRSFHVIFMAFFDLMVRQSKKVYDEDGLLSSLNGIGDELIDNRVSERLWDWQFNDRTVKSIVGRIQSYFVERVVDDPAFDDWTRNITKILMQSITEQNQYDFKIGVHDFNTGKYNEPLVWDIIKTLTAINNLGPNRVGYVLIGLTDDLKSAEKHKAKYHSPFVQVQDFYITGVKDEARTKTGNVDKFLHKIIESIKKAPVKPESYLQSILNNIKSRQYHGKEILILKTEFNEPVWYDGRLFERNGSHSEPVKEENYYKVYNKFQK, encoded by the coding sequence ATGCCAGAAAACTTAACGATTCAAGGGATCCATGTTCAAACATTATATTCGCAGTATGCATCAAAGAAATTTATCGTAAACAGAAAATATCAGCGGAAATTGGCGTGGACCATTGAAGAAAAAAGGAATTTCATTGACACAATTATTCGAGGGCTTCCAGTTCCGTTATTTTTATTGGCGGAAGTGAAAAATGACAATGACATAAAGCTTGAGATTATTGATGGAATGCAAAGACTCGATGCTATTTTTTCATTTGTTGAACAAAAGTATATGCTAAAAGATGGATATTTTGATTTATCAGTCATGGCTGATACTCTCGAAAAAATGAAATCCAAAACTATTCAACAAAGGGAACCTGTATTAGATTCAAAAATATGCAAGGAAATCGCTAATTATTTGCTACCGGTTTCCAAATCTCTTTCTATGGTAGAGGAAGAAATCGAAGAAACATTCAGAAGAATAAATTCAAGTGGTCGTCATCTGTCATATCAGGAATTAAGACAAGCTGGCGCCATTGGCAAATTTCCTGACTTAGTCAGTGGCCTCGCTGCAGAAATACGAGGTGATATTTCTCGTGACAGCGTCCTTTTGAATGATATGTCAAAGATTAGTATAACGAACAGACGACTAGAGTACTATGGGATAAATATTTATGAAATATTTTGGGTTAAGAACGATATAATGTCATACCGAAATATTCGTGAATCTAAAGACGAGGAACTAATCGCGCATATCATTTCAGATATGATTCTAGATAATAAAGAAAATTATAATGCAGAGGCGTTGGATTCATATTATGGATATAATTCAAACCCACTCGGGGAAACCCCACTCGGAAAAACTAAGATTGAAACTGCAATTGATAGAATCTCAGAAGAAGTCATAAAAAAACAATTCGACACTGTGTTCTCAGCAATTGAAGAAATCTTAACAAAGAAAACTCTTAAGTTTGCTAATCTTATTTATAAGAAGTCGGATAGAAAAGAAAATTGGCGTTCATTTCACGTAATATTTATGGCATTTTTTGATTTAATGGTTCGTCAATCGAAGAAAGTATATGACGAAGATGGTTTACTTTCATCACTCAATGGTATTGGTGATGAGTTAATAGACAATCGTGTGTCTGAAAGATTGTGGGATTGGCAATTTAATGACAGAACAGTTAAATCTATTGTTGGTAGAATACAAAGTTATTTCGTAGAAAGAGTTGTAGATGACCCAGCATTCGATGATTGGACTCGCAATATTACAAAAATTCTTATGCAGTCGATTACGGAACAAAATCAATATGATTTTAAAATTGGAGTTCATGATTTTAATACTGGTAAATATAATGAACCTTTAGTATGGGACATTATTAAAACCCTCACAGCGATAAACAATCTAGGCCCTAATAGGGTGGGGTATGTCTTAATAGGTCTGACAGATGATTTGAAAAGCGCAGAAAAACATAAAGCAAAATATCATAGCCCTTTTGTACAAGTTCAAGATTTTTATATAACAGGAGTAAAAGATGAAGCAAGAACAAAAACAGGTAATGTGGATAAGTTTCTCCATAAGATAATTGAATCGATCAAAAAAGCGCCAGTTAAACCTGAGTCTTATCTACAATCCATTTTAAATAATATTAAATCACGGCAGTATCATGGTAAGGAAATATTAATCTTGAAAACTGAGTTTAACGAGCCTGTTTGGTACGATGGTAGATTGTTTGAAAGAAATGGATCGCACAGTGAGCCTGTAAAGGAAGAAAATTACTACAAAGTCTATAATAAATTTCAAAAATAG